One genomic segment of Fundulus heteroclitus isolate FHET01 chromosome 10, MU-UCD_Fhet_4.1, whole genome shotgun sequence includes these proteins:
- the fra10ac1 gene encoding protein FRA10AC1 encodes MENLVKIHGAGGYDSDFSDSDGEGDSSEKARERKREAEILQKPFERGRHSKVAHRSLHSCEVDREEARNRRAHLISMNAYERHKKFVGDYILYYGGQMADLRRSAAKDKTDLDVLRENHRFLWKDEDEEDMTWEKEIAKKYYDKLFKEYCIADLSRYKENKFGFRWRTENEVVSGKGQFQCGNKVCSKEEGLKSWEVNFAYVEHGEKRNALVKLRLCPECSFKLNYHHKRKEVKVKRKRKMSEENEEPPKKKKKKKKKQSSSNSKKHKHKKHKDRSTSSSSSESEPQNSDKDTEAATEPDSQSEADHWRGPAPAVEEKSREEEFDEYFEDMFL; translated from the exons ATGGAGAATCTCGTGAAG ATTCACGGAGCGGGCGGCTATGACTCGGACTTCAGCGATAGCGACGGAGAGGGAGACTCCTCGGAGAAAGCGAGAGAGAG GAAACGGGAGGCGGAAATCCTACAGAAGCCGTTCGAAAGAGGTCGGCACTCCAAGGTGGCCCACCGCAGTTTACACTCCTGTGAAGTGGACAG agagGAAGCCAGAAACAGAAGAGCCCATCTGATATCAATGAACGCT TATGAGCGTCACAAGAAGTTTGTCGGCGACTACATTCTGTACTACGGCGGACAGATGGCCGACCTCAGACGCTCTGC GGCTAAAGACAAAACCGATCTGGACGTGCTGCGTGAAAATCACCGCTTCCTCTGGAAGGATGAGGACGAGGAAGACATGACATG ggaaaaagaaatagccaaGAAGTATTACGACAAGCTGTTCAAGGAGTACTGCATCGCTGATCTCAGCAGGTACAAGGAAAACAAg TTTGGATTTCGCTGGCGGACTGAGAACGAAGTTGTTTCTGGAAAAG GTCAGTTCCAGTGTGGCAACAAAGTCTGCAGTAAAGAGGAAGGCCTGAAAAGCTGGGAGGTAAATTTTGCCTACGTGGAGCACGGGGAGAAGAGGAACGCTTTGGTCAAACTCA gaCTCTGTCCTGAATGCTCATTCAAACTCAACTACCATCACAA GAGAAAGGAGGTGAAAGTGAAGAGGAAAAGGAAGATGTCCGAGGAGAACGAAGAGCCAccgaagaagaaaaagaagaagaagaagaagcaatcCTCGTCTAATTctaagaaacacaaacacaagaagCATAAAG atCGCTCCACCTCCTCCAGCAGTTCAGAGTCAGAGCCGCAAAACTCTGATAAAG ACACCGAAGCTGCAACTGAACCggacagccaatcagaagctgACCACTGGCGAGGCCCCGCCCCTGCCGTGGAGGAAAAATCAAG GGAGGAAGAGTTTGATGAGTACTTTGAAGACATGTTTCTTTGA